CCGATGACTTCACCATCAATGCCAGGTATGGAATCTCCCTGGTGCCAAGGCAGGAGGATCCTTTCCTGGCCTTGGCCATAGGCTATCTACGAAGGGTGCCTGCTCCAGGCTTATACAGTTTTCAAGAAAGGGCTGAAAGCCTGGCCCAACAGATGAATTCAAGCGGTGCCCAAGGCCTCATCTATCTGGTGCAATTATATTGCGATGCCTATGCAATGGAGTACGCTGTCTTGAAAGAGAAGTTCGATCTTTGGGGAATCCCTCACATGAGGCTGGAAGCCGAGGATAATTCAGCCTCCATTCAGCAACTAAACGTAAGGGTACAGTCCTTTCTGGAGTCACTGATCTGACATGAGGCAAGCCCCTGATGAAGAATTTCTGGGAAACCAGGCCATTTTTTCTGCTCTCCAAAAACTTGCTTGAAACAGGCTCCTTGGCTCATGACCCTGTCAGATGCGAAGCCAGGAGCCTTCAGGCCCTGTACATGGACAAGTAGTTCCCAAGCACATATGAGGCCAATGAGCCAAATACCCCAAGATTAACCAACTAGTCTTGGCCCAGGAACCTTCTTTTCGTGAGTCTACCCCTCTGCGTGAGCTCTTGTTTACTGTCCTTTCCTTTGGGATAAAACAAGGGCCAGTTCAAGCAGGTTTTTGTGCTAGTTCTTGGGCAAAAAGGGCCGCCCCAATGGCTCCTATGATCTGGGGCTCGGGGGGGATGAGTGCCCTGAGGCCCAGCTTTTGCTCTATTCTTTCCACCACCCCCTTATTCTTGGCTATCCCTCCTGTGATAACAAAGTCCTCTTGGAGTTGGACCCTTTTTATGAGATCGCAGGCCCTTTCGGCTATGCCTGTGCAAAGAGCCGCCAGAAGGGCCTCCACCGAGACCCCCTCTCTCATGAGGGAAAGGATCTCGCTTTTGGCAAAAAGAAGGCAATTGTTGCTTATTTTGGGTGGCTCTTCCATGGAGCTCAATGAAAGTCTGCCGACTTCTTCCAGATCTACCTCCAAGAGGGAGGCTATCACCTCCACCGCCCTTCCAGTGCCGGCAGCGCATTTGTCATTCATCAGAAATCTTACGAGCCTGCCCTTTTCGTCGCACCTGATGGCCTTGCAGTCCTGTCCTCCCATGTCCAAAATGGTTCTGGCCGAAGGGAAGATGAAATTAGCTCCGCGGGCATGGCAGGAGATCTCCGAGATGTTTCTTTGGGCGAACGGGACTATGACCCGCCCATAACCTGTGGCTACGGTGTAATCTATCTGATCAAAGGACAATCCGGTGCGATTCAACACCTCATCCAGCGCTTGTCTTGCGGTGCCAACACTGTCGTGGCTTGTGCGCACGATGCTGTAGCCCACCAGTTGATTTCCCTGCATCAGCACGGCTTCCCCGGAAAGAGAGCCCACATCTATGCCACAAAGGATCATTTCCCATTCACCTCCAGGGATTCTGCGGCCAATAAAGCGGCTCCAAGGGCCCCGATCATCTCCGGCTCATGCACGACAAATATGGGAAACCCAAGATGTCGCTCCAAGGCCTTTATCAGACATTTGTTTCGAGCCACGCCTCCTGTGGCCATCACCTCAGGTTCAGGATTGATCTTTTGCACAAGTCCTGCCACTCTGGCACCAAGGGAATCATGAACAGCCCAGATGATGTCCTGGCGGGATGCTCCATTGTGCACCTGGCCCACGATCTCTGACTCAGCAAAGACCGCGCAGGTACTCGTGAGTCTTACTCCTGGGGAACCCTTCTGCCCCAGAAGGCTCATCTCCGAAACCGAGATTCCCATCATTTGCGCAACGGTTTCCAGAAAGACTCCGGTGCCTGCTGCGCAACGGTCATTGATGGCAAAATTGATCAATCTGCCCTCATCATCGCATCTGCTGGCTCTGACACCCTCGGCCCCGATGTCGATCACTGTTCTCACCGATGGAATCCAGTGGTGAGCGCCACGAACATGGCTGGCCATCTCCGTGGGATTCCCCTCACCCCAGCCACACTTGTCCTGCCTGATCCCTGTCACAAAGGTCTTGGGAGGAGGGGCATCTTGCAAATCCACGAGCTCCCTCATCTTCTCCCAGGCCTCCATGGCAGCCCTCTGAACACTTGCTGTTGACCTAAGCTGAAGCTTTCCTATCACCCATCCATCCTGCAGCAACACGGCCTTGGTGCTGAAGTGCCCTACGTCGATCCCAAGAGTCAACAACCCTTGCCTCCTTGCTCATGGAGTTGCCTTTGAAAACCGCCCCAGCCATTGGGCCAGCCTAGGCCAGGATGGCCTGCAAGCCCCGATTCCATCTTTGACAACGATCGGGACACGTTCTATATTAGCATTCCACCGCCTACAGCGGGGGCTATTCTCTTTAGGGAGGTGCTGGGATGAAGCACAGGACAAGAGGCGCCATGCTTGGGGCTATCTTGGTGGTCCTCATGGTTGGAGTGGTTTGGGCCCAAACAGATGCCCCCGTGATCAAAGAGAGAGCTCAGGGAGAGGTAAAATACCTGGTGGGTGGCGTAGGTCTGGAAGAGAGGGAATACATGACCTCTGTTTCAGGAAATTACAATCTCAAGCTGGTCTTCGCCATGGCGTCTAGAGAGTATCTGGCAGAAGTCAGGGTGGTCATCCTGGATCCCAAAGGCAAGACCTATGTCACGACCACGGC
The sequence above is drawn from the bacterium genome and encodes:
- a CDS encoding acyl-CoA dehydratase activase — encoded protein: MILCGIDVGSLSGEAVLMQGNQLVGYSIVRTSHDSVGTARQALDEVLNRTGLSFDQIDYTVATGYGRVIVPFAQRNISEISCHARGANFIFPSARTILDMGGQDCKAIRCDEKGRLVRFLMNDKCAAGTGRAVEVIASLLEVDLEEVGRLSLSSMEEPPKISNNCLLFAKSEILSLMREGVSVEALLAALCTGIAERACDLIKRVQLQEDFVITGGIAKNKGVVERIEQKLGLRALIPPEPQIIGAIGAALFAQELAQKPA
- a CDS encoding acyl-CoA dehydratase activase is translated as MLTLGIDVGHFSTKAVLLQDGWVIGKLQLRSTASVQRAAMEAWEKMRELVDLQDAPPPKTFVTGIRQDKCGWGEGNPTEMASHVRGAHHWIPSVRTVIDIGAEGVRASRCDDEGRLINFAINDRCAAGTGVFLETVAQMMGISVSEMSLLGQKGSPGVRLTSTCAVFAESEIVGQVHNGASRQDIIWAVHDSLGARVAGLVQKINPEPEVMATGGVARNKCLIKALERHLGFPIFVVHEPEMIGALGAALLAAESLEVNGK
- a CDS encoding carboxypeptidase regulatory-like domain-containing protein — its product is MKHRTRGAMLGAILVVLMVGVVWAQTDAPVIKERAQGEVKYLVGGVGLEEREYMTSVSGNYNLKLVFAMASREYLAEVRVVILDPKGKTYVTTTADGPWMMVKLPQGSYLVQATAGGQTLAQKCNVGKALQVLNFHWK